The proteins below come from a single Zea mays cultivar B73 chromosome 8, Zm-B73-REFERENCE-NAM-5.0, whole genome shotgun sequence genomic window:
- the LOC103635866 gene encoding GATA transcription factor 12: MEVSPECADGGRVKTEVDLFLVDELLDLPYDEEEDAREAVVGDGEAAGDGGKQASVLHRACGDGGEEGAAGNASNDSSAVTALDSCSNNSLSVSGLADGDFSGGLCEPYDQLVELEWLSNYMGEDNLPAEDLKKLRLINGIPPAATATAPAAAAQAQPPADGALPPEAPVPGKARSKRPRVAPCSWATRLLVLPPTPASPPSAAISPSESGTAAPVAFPAKKPSKPAKKKEAPTTPVPDNSAGAGESRRCLHCETDKTPQWRTGPLGPKTLCNACGVRYKSGRLVPEYRPAASPTFVVSKHSNSHRKVLELRRQKEAHLHPHPHQYQYQPQPQPQPQAFVHGGGGALVHAPTPLLFDGPAAPLIGDDHFLIHSHIVGPDFRQLI; this comes from the exons ATGGAGGTTTCGCCCGAGTGCGCGGACGGCGGGAGGGTCAAGACGGAGGTGGACCTCTTCCTTGTCGACGAACTCCTCGACCTGCCGTACGACGAGGAGGAGGATGCGCGGGAGGCGGTGGTGGGCGATGGGGAAGCAGCAGGGGACGGTGGTAAGCAGGCTTCGGTGCTGCACCGGGCTTGTGGCGACGGCGGGGAGGAGGGTGCCGCCGGCAACGCGTCGAACGACTCGTCAGCGGTGACTGCGCTGGACAGCTGCAGCAATAATTCCCTCTCCGTTTCCGGGCTCGCCGACGGGGACTTCTCCGGCGGGCTGTGCGAGCCG TACGACCAGCTCGTTGAGCTGGAATGGCTGTCCAACTATATGGGCGAGGACAACCTCCCCGCGGAGGACTTGAAGAAGCTGCGGCTTATCAACGGCATTCCGCCGGCCGCCACCGCCACGGCTCCCGCGGCCGCCGCGCAGGCACAGCCGCCAGCCGACGGCGCGCTGCCACCGGAGGCGCCAGTGCCAGGCAAGGCGCGCAGCAAGCGGCCGCGCGTCGCGCCATGCAGCTGGGCCACCCGCCTGCTGGTGCTCCCGCCGACCCCGGCGTCGCCGCCGTCCGCGGCCATCTCGCCGTCCGAGTCCGGCACCGCGGCGCCGGTGGCGTTCCCGGCCAAGAAGCCGTCGAAGCCCGCGAAGAAGAAGGAGGCGCCGACGACGCCGGTGCCCGACAACAGCGCCGGCGCGGGGGAGTCGAGGCGGTGCCTGCACTGCGAGACCGACAAGACGCCCCAGTGGAGGACGGGGCCGCTGGGCCCCAAGACTCTGTGCAACGCGTGCGGCGTGCGGTACAAGTCGGGACGCCTGGTGCCGGAGTACCGCCCGGCGGCGAGCCCGACGTTCGTGGTGTCCAAGCACTCCAACTCCCACCGCAAGGTGCTGGAGCTGCGCCGCCAGAAGGAGGCGCACCTCCACCCGCACCCCCACCAGTACCAGTaccagccgcagccgcagccgcagccgcaggCGTTTGTCCACGGCGGCGGCGGGGCCTTGGTGCACGCGCCGACGCCGCTGTTGTTCGACGGGCCGGCGGCGCCGCTCATCGGCGACGACCACTTCTTGATTCACAGCCACATAGTAGGGCCGGACTTCCGGCAGCTCATCTAG